The Amycolatopsis mongoliensis genome includes a window with the following:
- a CDS encoding AAA family ATPase, with protein MPPLLIVVGGLPATGKTTVAAELARRTGFSFLRVDTIEQAIIRTTSLTQPLGPVGYVVAREVAADLLRTGVSVIAECVNPLAVTRDAWRATGLGHGARVLETEIICSDPAEHRRRAEARDTGIPDLVAPAWQQIVDREYEPWTRDRLVVDTARLPVGEAVAVIEAAARPRR; from the coding sequence GTGCCTCCGCTGCTGATCGTCGTCGGCGGGCTGCCCGCCACCGGGAAGACCACCGTCGCCGCGGAACTGGCCCGCCGCACCGGTTTCTCCTTCCTGCGGGTCGACACCATCGAACAGGCCATCATCCGCACGACGTCCCTCACGCAGCCGCTCGGGCCGGTCGGGTACGTCGTCGCCCGGGAGGTCGCCGCCGACCTGCTCCGCACCGGCGTCAGCGTGATCGCCGAGTGCGTCAACCCCCTGGCCGTCACCCGCGACGCCTGGCGGGCCACCGGGCTCGGCCACGGCGCGCGGGTGCTCGAAACCGAGATCATCTGCTCCGACCCCGCCGAACACCGGCGCCGCGCGGAAGCCCGCGACACCGGCATCCCGGACCTCGTCGCCCCGGCCTGGCAGCAGATCGTGGACCGCGAGTACGAGCCGTGGACCCGCGACCGCCTCGTCGTCGACACCGCCCGGCTGCCGGTCGGCGAGGCGGTCGCGGTCATCGAAGCGGCGGCGCGACCTCGTCGTTGA
- a CDS encoding GAF domain-containing sensor histidine kinase, producing the protein MPAILAAVAGIARELEVPAVLRTAVATVRDLVGARYGRVEVTGPEEAVAEFGRPGGNGLVELPVRAGPKTFGRFEIEPAAGREFGRREREVLGALVAATAMAVDKALLVDQMRRRERWLEASYDVTRALLAAQDLRATLRLIAERARVVAGGTAGAIARPDGPGRLVFDVVEPPGEDADRLTGLTVPTEGTATGVAFTTRRPVVVRDYGDRVQEQQRDVAGPMPAMIKDLDSAISVPLLVGEETLGVLVVAKFRDKSPFTEAEVQLAETFAGHAALAVEFSRAQEVRQQLAVFEDRDRIARDLHDLVIQRLFATGLGLEGVSRLIADSAVAGRVAGFAQDLDGTIREIRNSIFSLQAPAQAQGSLRAELLRVAVDARDTLGFEPRVGFDGPLDAAVPDAVRSDLIASLREALTNVARHAGATSCSVEVTVDGAGRRLSLVVRDDGTGPPPGPGRVSGLANLAARAARWGGDCELAAAEDGGSRLEWTAELPARTGEQGSGR; encoded by the coding sequence ATGCCGGCGATCCTGGCCGCGGTGGCCGGGATCGCGCGGGAGCTGGAGGTTCCGGCGGTGCTGCGCACCGCGGTGGCGACGGTGCGCGACCTGGTCGGCGCCCGGTACGGCCGGGTCGAGGTGACGGGCCCCGAAGAGGCCGTCGCCGAGTTCGGCAGGCCCGGGGGCAACGGACTGGTCGAGCTGCCCGTGCGGGCCGGCCCGAAGACGTTCGGCCGCTTCGAGATCGAACCCGCCGCCGGCCGCGAGTTCGGGCGCCGCGAGCGGGAGGTGCTGGGCGCGCTCGTCGCGGCGACCGCGATGGCCGTCGACAAGGCCCTGCTCGTCGACCAGATGCGCCGCCGCGAACGCTGGCTCGAAGCCTCCTACGACGTCACCCGCGCGCTGCTCGCCGCGCAGGACCTGCGGGCCACGCTCCGGCTCATCGCCGAACGCGCGCGGGTGGTCGCCGGCGGCACCGCCGGCGCGATCGCGCGCCCGGACGGGCCGGGGCGGCTCGTGTTCGACGTCGTCGAACCGCCGGGGGAGGACGCCGACCGGCTCACCGGGCTGACCGTGCCGACCGAAGGGACGGCGACCGGGGTCGCGTTCACCACCCGCCGCCCGGTCGTCGTGCGCGACTACGGCGACCGCGTGCAGGAGCAGCAGCGCGACGTCGCCGGGCCGATGCCGGCGATGATCAAGGACCTCGACTCGGCGATCTCGGTGCCGCTGCTGGTCGGCGAGGAGACGCTGGGCGTGCTCGTCGTCGCGAAGTTCCGGGACAAGAGCCCGTTCACCGAGGCCGAGGTCCAGCTCGCCGAGACCTTCGCCGGGCACGCCGCGCTCGCCGTCGAGTTCTCCCGGGCGCAGGAGGTGCGCCAGCAGCTGGCGGTGTTCGAGGACCGCGACCGGATCGCCCGCGACCTGCACGACCTGGTCATCCAGCGGCTGTTCGCGACCGGGCTCGGGCTCGAAGGCGTCAGCCGGCTGATCGCCGACTCGGCCGTCGCGGGGCGCGTCGCCGGGTTCGCCCAGGACCTGGACGGCACGATCCGCGAGATCCGCAACAGCATCTTCTCGCTGCAGGCGCCCGCGCAGGCGCAGGGCAGCCTGCGCGCCGAGCTGCTGCGGGTGGCCGTCGACGCGCGGGACACGCTGGGCTTCGAGCCGCGCGTCGGCTTCGACGGGCCGCTCGACGCGGCGGTGCCCGACGCCGTCCGGTCCGACCTGATCGCGTCGCTGCGCGAGGCGCTGACGAACGTGGCGCGCCACGCCGGGGCGACGTCGTGTTCGGTCGAGGTCACCGTGGACGGAGCCGGCCGGCGGCTGAGCCTGGTGGTGCGCGACGACGGAACCGGCCCACCCCCGGGTCCGGGCCGGGTGAGCGGGCTCGCCAACCTGGCCGCCCGTGCGGCACGGTGGGGCGGGGACTGCGAGCTGGCGGCCGCCGAAGACGGCGGTTCCCGGCTGGAATGGACCGCGGAGCTGCCGGCGCGGACCGGCGAGCAGGGGAGTGGGCGATGA
- a CDS encoding MmcQ/YjbR family DNA-binding protein translates to MVTGDEVRAFALTLPRAYEAFVRDRAKFRVGQIVFVALSRDETVMGFGYPRDQREALVAGEPEKFLMPEPSDLRYQWVRCRLATIDADEMRELVLDAWRMCVPKKVWAAYAEAHSL, encoded by the coding sequence ATGGTCACCGGTGACGAGGTCCGCGCGTTCGCCCTGACGCTCCCCCGCGCGTACGAGGCGTTCGTGCGTGACCGGGCCAAGTTCCGCGTCGGGCAGATCGTGTTCGTCGCGCTGTCGCGGGACGAGACCGTGATGGGGTTCGGTTACCCCCGCGACCAGCGGGAAGCGCTGGTCGCGGGCGAGCCGGAGAAGTTCCTGATGCCGGAGCCGTCCGACCTGCGCTACCAGTGGGTCCGCTGCCGGCTCGCGACGATCGACGCGGACGAGATGCGTGAGCTCGTCCTGGACGCGTGGCGGATGTGCGTGCCGAAGAAGGTCTGGGCCGCCTACGCGGAGGCGCACTCGCTCTGA
- a CDS encoding glycoside hydrolase family 3 protein: MSSDAAQLAEAVLLPGFAGTTAPDWLRRRVAGGLGGVVLFGRNVVDDEQVAALTAQLRGERDGVVVGIDEEGGDVTRLDVNTGSFVPGPLALGAADDPELTTAVAAALGERLAACGVTLNLAPCADLTLAAEDPIIGVRAFGSDPAKASPHVAAYVTGLQKYGVAACAKHFPGHGAATEDSHVALPVLPRTPETLRAIELVPFAAAIRAGVRSVMSGHLVVRAWGDEPATLNRTALTDVLRGELGFTGAVITDALEMGAVSGAYGKHDGLGRSAVRALAAGADALCLGGAAFEAEHLDACVEAVVAAVAAGELPRERLAEAAARTAALGTDPAPAKVGPVDRRLGLEAARKALRVRGDVRLDGPPLVVDVQTEPTIAAGPMPWGLGAHLAELVPGTRTLTATPDDADVVLEAARDFRSVVVVTREAHRHPRVRALLAALSTVDYIRVETGVPGPADGDGPRIDTFSGSYVSLRAAAEYLA; the protein is encoded by the coding sequence TTGTCTTCGGATGCAGCACAGCTCGCCGAGGCCGTTCTCCTGCCCGGGTTCGCCGGGACCACCGCACCGGACTGGCTGCGCCGGCGCGTGGCCGGCGGGCTGGGCGGGGTGGTGCTCTTCGGACGCAACGTCGTCGACGACGAGCAGGTCGCCGCGCTCACCGCGCAGCTGCGGGGCGAGCGGGACGGCGTCGTGGTCGGGATCGACGAGGAGGGCGGCGACGTCACCCGCCTCGACGTCAACACCGGGTCGTTCGTGCCCGGCCCGCTGGCCCTCGGCGCGGCCGACGACCCGGAGCTGACCACGGCGGTCGCCGCCGCGCTCGGCGAACGGCTGGCGGCCTGCGGCGTCACGCTGAACCTGGCGCCGTGTGCGGACCTGACCCTGGCGGCCGAGGACCCGATCATCGGCGTCCGGGCGTTCGGGTCCGACCCGGCGAAGGCGTCACCGCACGTCGCGGCCTACGTGACCGGCCTCCAGAAGTACGGCGTCGCGGCGTGCGCGAAGCACTTCCCGGGCCACGGCGCGGCCACCGAGGACTCCCACGTGGCGCTGCCGGTGCTGCCGCGCACGCCAGAAACACTGCGCGCTATCGAGCTGGTCCCGTTCGCCGCGGCGATCCGGGCCGGGGTGCGTTCGGTGATGTCGGGCCACCTGGTCGTGCGGGCCTGGGGCGACGAGCCGGCGACGCTCAACCGGACGGCGCTCACCGACGTCCTGCGCGGCGAGCTCGGCTTCACCGGCGCGGTGATCACCGACGCCCTGGAGATGGGTGCGGTTTCGGGCGCGTACGGCAAGCACGACGGCCTCGGCCGCTCGGCCGTGCGGGCCCTGGCCGCGGGCGCGGACGCGCTCTGCCTCGGCGGCGCGGCGTTCGAGGCCGAGCACCTGGACGCGTGCGTCGAGGCGGTCGTGGCCGCGGTCGCGGCGGGGGAGCTGCCCCGGGAACGGCTCGCCGAGGCGGCCGCGCGGACGGCGGCGCTGGGTACCGACCCGGCTCCGGCGAAGGTCGGCCCGGTCGACCGGCGGCTCGGCCTCGAGGCGGCTCGCAAGGCACTGCGCGTCCGGGGTGACGTGCGGCTGGACGGGCCGCCGCTGGTGGTGGACGTGCAGACCGAGCCGACCATCGCGGCCGGCCCGATGCCGTGGGGCCTCGGTGCCCACCTGGCCGAGCTGGTGCCGGGCACGCGGACGCTCACCGCGACCCCCGACGACGCGGACGTGGTGCTCGAAGCGGCCCGGGACTTCCGCAGCGTCGTCGTGGTGACCCGGGAGGCGCACCGGCACCCGCGCGTGCGCGCGCTGCTGGCCGCGTTGTCCACTGTGGACTATATCCGGGTGGAGACCGGCGTGCCGGGACCCGCGGACGGTGACGGCCCGCGGATCGACACGTTCAGCGGCTCCTATGTCAGCCTTCGCGCGGCGGCGGAGTACCTGGCCTGA
- a CDS encoding ArsR/SmtB family transcription factor, which yields MTEPRRRRPATPEEAKALGHPLRLRIMRMCLVEELTNKQLADRLDRDPGTVLHHVRQLVSAGLLAPAPVRTGASGALEKPYKADNETWWLDGPLADADAETRFAPIEIFQEEIRAAGPESVAVHEKFLLHLSPDEVEELDRRILAVLDEYVATDHERLDRPALGGIFVLHHVKREAPGPDERRE from the coding sequence ATGACGGAACCCCGCCGCCGACGTCCGGCGACGCCGGAGGAGGCCAAGGCCCTCGGCCACCCGCTGCGGCTGCGCATCATGCGGATGTGCCTGGTCGAGGAGCTGACGAACAAGCAGCTGGCCGATCGTCTCGACCGCGACCCCGGGACGGTCCTGCACCACGTGCGCCAGCTGGTGTCGGCGGGTCTGCTGGCACCGGCCCCGGTCCGCACGGGCGCGAGCGGGGCGCTGGAGAAGCCGTACAAGGCCGACAACGAGACGTGGTGGCTGGACGGCCCGCTGGCCGACGCCGACGCCGAGACGCGGTTCGCGCCGATCGAGATCTTCCAGGAGGAGATCCGGGCGGCGGGGCCGGAGTCGGTGGCGGTGCACGAGAAGTTCCTGCTGCACCTGTCCCCCGACGAGGTCGAGGAGCTGGACCGGCGGATCCTGGCGGTGCTGGACGAGTACGTGGCCACCGACCACGAACGCCTCGACCGCCCGGCTCTGGGCGGGATCTTCGTGCTGCACCACGTCAAGCGCGAGGCCCCGGGCCCGGACGAACGACGTGAATGA
- a CDS encoding response regulator: MTISVFLVDDHELVRTGLKTVFESEVDIEVVGEAATAAEALVRIPQVRPDVAILDVRLPDGQGVEVCREIRSTVEPAPACLMLTSYSDDDALFGAIMAGAAGYMLKQVSGRSLVDAVRTVAVGGSLLDATLTASVMNKLRGETTSSTPDPRYEQLSPQERRVLDLVAEGLTNRQIAERLFLAEKTVKNYVSSVLHKLGVERRTSAAVYVSQRRADGGRST, encoded by the coding sequence ATGACGATCTCGGTGTTCCTGGTGGACGACCACGAGCTGGTCCGCACCGGCCTGAAGACCGTCTTCGAATCCGAAGTGGACATCGAGGTGGTCGGCGAGGCGGCGACCGCGGCCGAGGCGCTGGTCCGGATCCCGCAGGTCCGCCCGGACGTGGCGATCCTCGACGTCCGGCTGCCCGACGGCCAGGGCGTGGAGGTGTGCCGCGAGATCCGCTCGACGGTCGAGCCGGCGCCGGCCTGCCTGATGCTGACGTCCTATTCGGACGACGACGCGCTCTTCGGCGCGATCATGGCGGGTGCGGCCGGGTACATGCTCAAGCAGGTCTCGGGCCGGTCGCTGGTGGACGCCGTCCGCACGGTGGCCGTCGGCGGCTCGCTGCTGGACGCCACGCTGACCGCGTCGGTGATGAACAAGCTGCGCGGCGAGACCACGTCCTCGACCCCGGACCCGCGGTACGAGCAGCTCAGCCCGCAGGAGCGGCGGGTGCTGGACCTGGTCGCCGAGGGCCTGACCAACCGGCAGATCGCGGAGCGGCTGTTCCTGGCGGAGAAGACGGTGAAGAACTACGTGTCGTCGGTGCTGCACAAGCTCGGGGTCGAGCGGCGCACCTCGGCGGCGGTGTACGTGTCGCAGCGACGCGCCGACGGCGGCCGTTCGACCTGA
- a CDS encoding DUF1996 domain-containing protein codes for MSRTQGRHRISRRTKIATGGIALALAVGGIVVATTTGNTGEASADEANPAFFVDILKVQPNQFDPRPVYGASTGTFTVDCGRNENQHFNPDNFIAQPGVRNGAQHLHDYVGNLSTNADSNNKSLVKAGTTCRNGDKSAYFWPVVRIDTGEEEKNEPAKAPDGDRAQADQEAKTVQVACPDVASKLTDVPDQAMAEVGDNLDQLDTQTDEANQRIAQTQGQGGANFVQNAILNPLKDRRAAILDRIATIIARFAPKPKDLGGLAPCAPKPGKDTGTPTPPPSSTAGGALPGQDENNELPGNDGKILRPQKVQITFRGSPVGKVVAMPKFLRVLYGDAKVSTNGPANARASWTCTGFENRVTDKYPICPQNSKVKRIHTFPSCWDGKNTDSANHRTHIVFPDRSGQCAKGFKAVPQLQISLTYDIPHDIQVKKQYKVDAFPQEKHNPFSDHDDFANVMSQRIMNGLVNCVNRGKTCRA; via the coding sequence ATGTCCCGCACCCAAGGGCGCCATCGCATTTCCCGCAGAACGAAGATCGCGACCGGCGGCATCGCCCTCGCGCTCGCGGTCGGCGGCATCGTCGTCGCGACGACCACCGGCAACACCGGTGAAGCGAGCGCCGACGAGGCGAACCCCGCCTTCTTCGTCGACATCCTCAAGGTGCAGCCGAACCAGTTCGACCCGCGCCCGGTCTACGGCGCGTCGACCGGCACCTTCACCGTCGACTGCGGCCGCAACGAAAACCAGCACTTCAACCCCGACAACTTCATCGCCCAGCCCGGCGTCCGCAACGGCGCCCAGCACCTGCACGACTACGTCGGCAACCTCTCGACGAACGCCGACTCCAACAACAAGAGCCTCGTCAAGGCCGGCACCACCTGCCGCAACGGCGACAAGTCCGCCTACTTCTGGCCCGTCGTGCGCATCGACACCGGCGAAGAAGAGAAGAACGAGCCCGCCAAGGCGCCGGACGGCGACCGCGCGCAGGCCGACCAGGAGGCCAAGACCGTCCAGGTCGCGTGCCCCGACGTCGCCAGCAAGCTCACCGACGTCCCCGACCAGGCCATGGCCGAGGTCGGCGACAACCTCGACCAGCTCGACACGCAGACCGACGAGGCCAACCAGCGCATCGCGCAGACGCAGGGCCAAGGCGGCGCGAACTTCGTGCAGAACGCCATCCTGAACCCGCTGAAGGACCGGCGGGCCGCGATCCTCGACCGGATCGCCACCATCATCGCCCGGTTCGCGCCGAAGCCGAAGGACCTCGGTGGCCTCGCGCCGTGCGCGCCGAAGCCGGGCAAGGACACCGGGACGCCCACCCCGCCGCCGAGCAGCACCGCGGGTGGCGCGTTGCCCGGGCAGGACGAGAACAACGAGCTTCCGGGCAACGACGGCAAGATCCTGCGCCCGCAGAAGGTGCAGATCACCTTCCGCGGCAGCCCGGTCGGCAAGGTCGTGGCGATGCCGAAGTTCCTGCGGGTGCTCTACGGCGACGCGAAGGTCTCGACCAACGGGCCGGCCAACGCCCGCGCGAGCTGGACGTGCACCGGATTCGAGAACCGCGTCACGGACAAGTACCCGATCTGCCCGCAGAACAGCAAGGTCAAGCGGATCCACACGTTCCCGAGCTGCTGGGACGGGAAGAACACCGACAGCGCCAACCACCGCACGCACATCGTGTTCCCGGACCGGTCCGGCCAGTGCGCCAAGGGGTTCAAGGCCGTTCCGCAGCTGCAGATCTCGCTGACCTACGACATCCCGCACGACATCCAGGTCAAGAAGCAGTACAAAGTGGACGCTTTCCCGCAGGAGAAGCACAACCCGTTCTCCGACCACGACGACTTCGCCAACGTGATGTCGCAGCGGATCATGAACGGGCTGGTCAACTGCGTGAACCGCGGCAAGACCTGCCGGGCCTGA
- a CDS encoding sigma-70 family RNA polymerase sigma factor, whose protein sequence is MPPQSAAGEPAPTATFTLDPELVRSAMTGNRAAIANVLRALRPTVFRYCLGRLGTWQDGSSDAEDCAQDVLLAVVGALPGYRYEADSFLAFVFGIAAHKVSDFHRRRARDRTSPVAEPPADRGTGPDPTGEEVERAAGLDWSAGLLDTLPARQREILVLRIILGLSAEETAAAVGLGSAGAVRVAQHRALTTLRRGLLAQKREAS, encoded by the coding sequence ATGCCGCCGCAGTCCGCCGCGGGCGAACCCGCACCCACGGCGACGTTCACCCTCGATCCGGAGCTGGTCCGGTCCGCGATGACCGGCAACCGCGCCGCGATCGCGAACGTGCTGCGCGCGCTGCGGCCCACGGTGTTCCGCTACTGCCTCGGCCGGCTCGGCACGTGGCAGGACGGGTCGTCGGACGCCGAGGACTGCGCGCAGGACGTCCTCCTGGCGGTCGTCGGCGCGCTGCCGGGCTACCGCTACGAGGCCGACAGCTTCCTGGCGTTCGTGTTCGGCATCGCGGCGCACAAGGTGTCCGACTTCCACCGCCGCCGGGCGCGCGACCGCACCAGCCCGGTGGCCGAGCCCCCGGCCGACCGCGGCACGGGCCCGGACCCGACGGGGGAAGAGGTCGAGCGCGCCGCGGGCCTGGACTGGTCGGCGGGGCTGCTCGACACGCTTCCGGCGCGGCAGCGGGAAATCCTGGTGCTGCGCATCATCCTGGGTCTCTCGGCCGAGGAGACGGCGGCGGCGGTCGGCCTCGGCAGCGCCGGCGCGGTCCGGGTGGCCCAGCACCGGGCGCTGACGACGTTGCGGCGCGGGTTGCTGGCGCAGAAGCGCGAAGCCTCCTGA
- a CDS encoding SH3 domain-containing protein — protein sequence MRIRIGKRVAGVAGIAAAIVLAGATPALAATGTVHTDSGIALTVRATPSTSGSPVGTIADGTAVTISCQTNGSTVDGKYGTSDIWDKVGDGYVSDAYVYTGSDGRVAPDCAGSTLTCTTAGTGNPKTCAQAVAYAKTRVHTNDLDSYEGWCDRINAQNYGWTASGSETAYIHWTQIPASFKHPGDYQVPAGGLAFFKSSGAGHTMISIGDGKFLSNDINGYGSYTETTIAQIKSKWGQTYLGWSQPWFKVNH from the coding sequence ATGAGAATTCGGATCGGGAAGCGGGTGGCCGGCGTGGCCGGCATCGCCGCGGCGATCGTGCTCGCCGGCGCCACCCCGGCCCTGGCGGCCACGGGCACGGTGCACACCGACTCGGGCATCGCGCTGACCGTGCGGGCCACGCCGAGCACCAGCGGGAGCCCGGTCGGCACCATCGCCGACGGTACCGCGGTCACCATCTCCTGCCAGACCAACGGATCGACCGTCGACGGCAAGTACGGCACGTCGGACATCTGGGACAAGGTGGGCGACGGCTACGTCAGCGACGCGTACGTCTACACCGGCTCGGACGGCCGGGTCGCCCCGGACTGCGCGGGCTCGACCCTGACGTGCACCACCGCGGGCACCGGCAACCCGAAGACCTGCGCGCAGGCGGTCGCCTACGCCAAGACCCGGGTCCACACCAACGACCTCGACTCCTACGAGGGCTGGTGCGACCGGATCAACGCGCAGAACTACGGCTGGACCGCCTCGGGCTCGGAGACGGCCTACATCCACTGGACCCAGATCCCGGCCTCGTTCAAGCACCCCGGCGACTACCAGGTCCCGGCCGGCGGGCTCGCCTTCTTCAAGAGCAGCGGCGCCGGGCACACGATGATCTCGATCGGCGACGGCAAGTTCCTGTCGAACGACATCAACGGCTACGGCAGCTACACCGAGACGACGATCGCGCAGATCAAGAGCAAGTGGGGCCAGACCTACCTCGGCTGGTCGCAGCCGTGGTTCAAGGTGAACCACTGA
- a CDS encoding MFS transporter has translation MNPTFWRLWSAAGLSSLADGVLKVALPLIAVGYTREPALIAGLAFAFSLPWLVLALPAGALVDRLDRRRAMLAANLVRGGLLAAVTLLTVSGGGSIWALYVAAVGVGCAETIYDTAAQSIVPQVVGRDLLARANGRMFAAEQTANEFAGPPLAGVLAAAGVVAALVTPVALWAVAVAALLLVRGEYRIPREKPTKLRTDIAEGLRFLVHHKVLRTFSVMVGTFNFATGATFAVLVLYAVGPGSAMGLSAPAFGLLMATSAAGGLTGSLVAEVVERRCGRVRALWISWLTGGLSVGVLAVTANPYAAGAGFFVGGAGVLVSNVVMVSLRQRLTPDRLLGRLNSSYRLVAWGTKSLGALAGGAIAQAFGLRLVFVVMAVLAFGVVAGLRGLTEDTLAQSECASA, from the coding sequence ATGAACCCCACGTTCTGGCGGCTGTGGTCCGCCGCCGGCCTGTCCAGCCTCGCCGACGGCGTCCTCAAGGTCGCCCTGCCCCTGATCGCGGTCGGCTACACCCGCGAGCCGGCGCTCATCGCGGGGCTCGCCTTCGCCTTCAGCCTGCCGTGGCTGGTGCTCGCGCTGCCCGCCGGCGCGCTGGTCGACCGGCTCGACCGCCGTCGCGCGATGCTCGCCGCCAACCTCGTGCGCGGCGGGCTCCTCGCCGCCGTCACGCTGCTGACCGTCTCCGGCGGGGGATCGATCTGGGCGCTGTACGTCGCGGCCGTGGGTGTCGGGTGCGCCGAGACGATCTACGACACCGCCGCGCAGTCGATCGTCCCGCAGGTCGTCGGGCGGGACTTGCTGGCCCGCGCCAACGGCCGGATGTTCGCCGCCGAGCAGACGGCCAACGAGTTCGCCGGTCCGCCGCTCGCCGGAGTGCTGGCCGCGGCCGGTGTCGTCGCCGCGCTCGTCACGCCGGTGGCGCTGTGGGCGGTGGCCGTCGCGGCACTGCTGCTCGTGCGCGGTGAGTACCGGATCCCGCGGGAGAAGCCGACCAAGCTGCGCACGGACATCGCCGAGGGTCTGCGCTTCCTGGTGCACCACAAGGTGTTGCGGACGTTCTCGGTGATGGTCGGCACGTTCAACTTCGCCACCGGCGCGACCTTCGCCGTCCTCGTGCTCTACGCGGTGGGTCCCGGATCGGCGATGGGCCTGTCCGCGCCGGCGTTCGGGCTGCTGATGGCCACGAGCGCGGCGGGCGGGCTGACCGGGTCGCTGGTCGCCGAAGTGGTGGAACGCCGGTGCGGCCGCGTCCGCGCGCTCTGGATCTCCTGGCTGACCGGCGGTCTCTCGGTCGGCGTGCTCGCGGTGACCGCGAACCCGTACGCCGCCGGCGCGGGGTTCTTCGTCGGCGGGGCGGGCGTCCTGGTGTCGAACGTCGTGATGGTGTCCCTGCGCCAGCGGCTCACCCCGGATCGGCTCCTGGGCCGGCTGAACAGCAGCTACCGGCTCGTCGCGTGGGGCACCAAGTCGCTCGGCGCCCTGGCCGGCGGGGCGATCGCCCAGGCGTTCGGGCTGCGCTTGGTCTTCGTGGTGATGGCCGTGCTGGCGTTCGGCGTCGTGGCCGGGCTTCGCGGGCTGACCGAGGACACCCTCGCTCAGAGCGAGTGCGCCTCCGCGTAG
- a CDS encoding pyridoxamine 5'-phosphate oxidase family protein, whose translation MVDDVGFGLLLDRQQCLALLGTASLGRVIFTHRAMPAVQPVRFTVVDEAVVFAVPTSSLLYAGARDAVVAFEADDFAADLGAGWYVSLLGRATESPVDGADIACLCPCPALAGRRFLRIPVEAITGHRIACHTE comes from the coding sequence ATGGTGGACGACGTGGGCTTCGGGCTGCTGCTCGATCGGCAGCAGTGCCTCGCCCTGCTCGGGACGGCGAGCCTGGGCCGGGTGATCTTCACCCACCGGGCCATGCCGGCCGTCCAGCCGGTGCGCTTCACCGTCGTCGACGAAGCCGTCGTGTTCGCCGTCCCCACGAGCAGTCTTCTCTACGCGGGCGCGCGCGACGCCGTGGTGGCGTTCGAAGCCGACGACTTCGCCGCCGACCTCGGCGCCGGCTGGTACGTGAGCCTGCTGGGGCGCGCCACCGAGTCGCCGGTCGACGGCGCCGACATCGCCTGCCTGTGCCCGTGCCCGGCGCTGGCCGGCCGCCGGTTCCTGCGGATCCCGGTCGAGGCCATCACCGGTCACCGCATCGCCTGCCACACCGAGTAA
- a CDS encoding carbohydrate ABC transporter permease produces MRKSLPQRIVLSVVGVLVALAIVFPTYWMFVTSLRTPGEILSPKYDLIPTSISFGNFATALGKDNFPVYLMNSLIVTVGSVLCALVAGTLAAIPLSRLRFTGRKGFLVLVMVAQLAPVSALFIPLFLLMRDAGLLNTLPSLLLIYFATTLPFTVWMLYGFVNGIPYELEEAAMIDGCSQTGAFRRVTLPLLGPGLVTTSVFSFITAWNEYLFALVFIQDKPKETLPVWLASFRTAFATDWGGVMAASVIYAIPALVFFLLVQRKLVSGATAGAVKG; encoded by the coding sequence GTGAGGAAATCGCTGCCACAGCGGATCGTGCTCTCGGTGGTCGGCGTGCTCGTCGCGCTGGCGATCGTCTTCCCGACGTACTGGATGTTCGTCACGTCGCTGCGCACGCCCGGCGAGATCCTCTCGCCGAAGTACGACCTGATCCCGACGTCGATCTCGTTCGGCAACTTCGCCACGGCGCTGGGCAAGGACAACTTCCCGGTCTACCTGATGAACAGCCTGATCGTCACGGTCGGCTCGGTGCTGTGCGCGCTGGTCGCCGGAACCCTGGCGGCGATCCCGCTGTCGCGGCTGCGCTTCACCGGCCGCAAGGGCTTCCTGGTGCTGGTCATGGTGGCGCAGCTGGCCCCGGTGTCGGCGCTGTTCATCCCGCTGTTCCTGCTGATGCGGGACGCCGGGCTGCTGAACACGCTGCCGTCGCTGCTGCTGATCTACTTCGCGACCACGCTGCCGTTCACGGTCTGGATGCTCTACGGCTTCGTCAACGGGATCCCGTACGAGCTGGAAGAGGCCGCGATGATCGACGGCTGCAGCCAGACCGGCGCGTTCCGCCGGGTGACGCTGCCGCTGCTCGGGCCCGGGCTGGTCACGACGTCGGTGTTCAGCTTCATCACGGCGTGGAACGAGTACCTGTTCGCGCTGGTGTTCATCCAGGACAAGCCGAAGGAGACGCTGCCGGTGTGGCTGGCGTCCTTCCGCACGGCGTTCGCCACCGACTGGGGCGGCGTCATGGCCGCGTCGGTCATCTACGCGATCCCGGCGCTGGTGTTCTTCCTGCTCGTGCAACGCAAGCTCGTGTCCGGCGCGACCGCCGGCGCCGTGAAGGGGTAG